The genomic interval TCACGCTGGTTAAATCCAAATTAGTGCAGCCAAGCCACTGCGGATCATAAACATACAATCCCAAAATGAATCCTTCTCTTATCGTGACCTCCATCTGAGGTTATGGACCTCTtgacattttaattacttattgcTCAAAAACTGCACTTCTGTGATGCATATttcttattgttttatttgtggCAGAGAATTAAGatttttgtgtaaataattattaggtgCTTGCTAAAAATGGAAAATACTCACCTAAATATctttaattttcaattatCTGCCAGTTCTTTACAGTCGAGTTAAGTACTACTAACTCTATAGCGTTGCATGAGACAGACGAAAGAATCATTGAAaccctgaaataaaaacattatacatattacatataCTTTCATCATCGGGGCAGAATTTTTAAACTTCAGTTAGATACAAAGATACAATCATTTCTATAATGTCCAAATGCAGAACAACAtgaactaggtaggtacttatttacatatcataattttgtaagtatcGCGATCATTTCCTGATAACACACATAGTCATAATTTTTATACCTTCCAGTCTACACTTCCTATTTCCTACACCCATCTCAAGGGCAGAAATCatcataaaacaaataaacttcAGCATAGCTTTAAAGTCAGCGTGTAAGAAAGAGATACACCGGGTGCAAAAGAGACAGACAGCTGTTCTCAGCTCCGCTCGGCCAGGCGGGCCCGCCACGCCTATCACAGAGTATCGATCCACAGACtatcatttattcataattctACTGTTATTGCTTTTTATTAGGTGGCCTTAGGGAGGTTTTTTGTGGGCCTTGGGGATTTTATCTTCGTGAGCGGGTTTTTAGTAGGTTATTTTGGGAGTTGGTCGATTTAGGTTTTGAgtaaaaatgtaggtaattgaAAAGATAGGTATCGGGAAATTGAATGCAATTTAGTTGAAAGCTTAATTTCTActttaatttagtaaaattttgtTCATATTACTTACTTCCTATGTACTTAACCACACCACAGCTATAATACCAGCACCATTATTTACATGATATTTACTGGACaggatattttataaacacaaACCATGCATGCTTTCTATGACCCACCATAAATTCATATTTAGAACCacataggtaatatatttttattttcagcatTTTCTCAGGATACGCTTTGGATTGTCAGACTCTACTAACTCCAAAAACAAAATCCAACCGCCAACCAAACCTCTCACCTCAATCACCAACGGACCAAACCACCAAACCTACAACCATCTCTTGAAGCATGCCTTCTATGACAGAccataaattacatattctttgaactcaaaaacaaaagcCAACCCCCAATCACAAAACCTCAACCACTACCAAACCACCAAACCTACAACCATCTCTCTCTCTCCCCAGAAAAGCTGCGTCTCTCCCTGTGCGTCGGCTGCGGGGGCCAGATCCACGACCAGTACATCCTCAGGGTGGCCCCGGACCTGGAGTGGCACGCGGCTTGTCTGAAGTGCCAGGAGTGCCGGCAGTTTCTGGACGAGAGTTGTACCTGCTTCGTGAGGGATGGGAAGACGTATTGTAAACGAGATTATACTAGGTGAGTGGAGGAATTGGGGCgtgggctagcacggggcgcaagcgCGCAATGTTAAGACGTGACAATAGTTTTGTATAGCGCTTCACATCGCAGGAGATAGCGAGAGCAACTCGACTCGCAAATGAGCCACtcatatttatctacacatTTTTACTAACTTCATGGGTTGCAAGCCGTTATTAAGTACAGATCTACATGGAAAGATTTCCTTACCTATGCTTTTCTTCAAACAGTGCTAGGAGTTGAACCCACACCACGCAAATGAGAGTAATCATGTAAAGAGTTTACCCGTTAAGCCACCACGGCTCTATACCCAATCCCACCATACCTACACATGATTGTATTTAGGGAAGTATCACCAAATAATAAGTCTTTCCTTGCGTGTCGGTTCAGTGATGAACACTAGAGatggactagggtttgtcaatTATCAACGTGGTAGAAGGATTTGCCAGTCAGGGGGcgtatcgcgaagtcaaaacgaatcaacatttaggtacttacctacgaagTAATTAGCGTCAAATTCATTAGATTTTAAATCCAAAaccgttgtcaaaacaagttcgcgataaACTTACTTCCATGACCAGTTATACATTTTCTATACACTACATCGTTATATtgatttaattatgtatatttgaaatgtacctactcgtaACGTATAAACTTTTAATGATGCAAGTCTTAATAACTGTAGATGCTTAAATCATTCTCGGTAGCCGAGTCCATATCCaatattgttataagtacctgcctaattattttgtgtaaaacaTCATAGTTACCTAACTTTCTCCCAGAAGACAGATTTGATCTAGTCTGGGAACAAGTGCTCACTAGCCTTATAATAAACTGATACTCCCAAAAGTAGGGGATACAGGATGTTGTGCCCAAAATACAGGTTACCCTAGTTTGGATAACGATGTCCTTATTCCTCACTAAACCTAtctcaaataaaatattttacaatgtaatattataaggccaaatattgtaacttttcataaataaacgtttttattataaaaaaaaatatccagtttccataaataattaattaatgaattaacTACACTAGTTATTCACGGAGTCAGTGAACCGAAGCTTGAGGgataacattaaaaaacagaAGAAGATTGAGACGTTATAGTCTGACAACtctaactttgcaacagaaACAAGTGCCAACTACTGCCAACACAGTTCGTATTAGGACATCAATTTTATTCTCTGTTATAAGTTAATTAAGTAACAAAATTAGTACATGATCCCACCATTTACGTATATATACAGGCTGTTCCCAGGCGATGCCATATGACCTAAAGTACTGAATAGGGCATTTTACTAACAGGACTAACAAACAAACTACATTCAAAGAATTTCACATAATCGGTTACAATCAATTCAACTTGGGTCGATGTCCGTGGTAGGTCTGAAATTTAATACCTGAAAACCGTAAAATACTATTTCCTCACCTGAAAATAACCCGTTTACTGCAAAACTAAGATATGCGTCAGTTTGACAGACGTGCCCTGACGTCAGCTGTCACAGTGACATCAACAGAAACGGGAGATGTCGGGACGATATCGAATTCCGCTAATTGTGGGGTCAAACTCCTGTGCGATGGGATATACATTTATGCAGCTGTCAGATGGCTATAATAcatctgtaaataaaattgaggaATGGTTTACAATGCTGCACCTTTTCACCCCACTTTTGCAACCCCCTGTATAGAGCATAGCACCTggacataagtaggtacattagcGATGGTAGGGAATAACACCTAGATCTAGATGAAGTCCCAAGTATAACCGATTCAGGAAGATTGAAAAGTTAATCTAAAATCTTCGGAGCTGCTAACCTACTAAGAATAAAATACAGgatgatattaaaaatatctgTAAGAGTAAATTCCGTTGCAGTGTAGTGCAGATTCTAAGGCAAAGGCTTAACTGTTCACTGGCTTTGCATGTcaaaatacaagaaaaaagtgTAACCGAAAACCGGCTTATCCGTCTCGCGGGGACAAACAAACGAACAGACGTATCGGGTGtccgccgcccgcgcgcctgTCAACTTGACGTTTATTTTGGCGCCAAAATACATAGCGCTTCGTCAAAATCAAACCGCGTTTGTTTTCTTACCGGCACATCACAGAGTAATTCTATATTTCAGCGCGCGAGATGGAAGGGTGGAAGTGTAAACATTGTGGTATTTTTGTCTGTGGTCGCcggtttttgtttaaaaaagaTGGCGCCGGCAAAATGGCTGATTGACGTTTGTTGATAGTGTTTGTGGTTTATAATGTACGGCTAATGCAGACGGTACGATGATAGTCCTTGTTGATGTTAGGGTGTTAAGAAAGTTTAAGTTGGAAAGCTTTGTATAGAACTCCCAcgaagtatttttaataatagttaCCTAAAATAGAACCGGAAGAAGCGTAAACTGCGTAAAGCTCTtatcaaaaacataatttatgaattttcATAGGTTTGCTACTCGCAAAATATAAGTTATGACGCCATTTTATTTCTCTATACTTTTACACTTTGTCTTTTTGAATGTCAAAAGCTGTCAACGCTTTTACACCTTTGTGATTTCAACACCATTTCACACACACCCTGTATGTGTCATACTTTATATTAATCCCGTCGAAAAATAACTATACTCTAAAAAACAGCAAAATACCATCGCAGAAGGCAAAACATTGTACCAGGGGTGCATAGTCGCCTAAGCGCATTTTAAACCCACCGGTGGAGTATTGACCGCCACTTAGAGAATGAAACGCCACCCCCCAAtctagctaaaagcatcgccTATACAACGCGTGGAGGTGTATAGCGTAGTGATGGGGTGTGGATACTGCTCCAATTGAAgaatcaaaatatattactgatgtagctgttcccgcgagcttcacttcgccttaaaaagtgtTCCCGTGGTAATTCCACGAAAAAAAGTAGCGtaatgtgttaatccaggtgtcagctaactccataccaaatttcattaaaatggGTTCTCCCGTTtggacgtgaagaagtaacaaacatacacacatagtAGGATTATTATGTTATACTGAATTCAGGACTGTGATTGGATGTATAAAATTCTCACTTGACAAAGTCTAATATTGAAGACATCAGGAGTAAAAATGTCAGCAACTGAAAAGCAGTAGCCATACCTATATCACCAGCTTCATAAGTAAGTTGTCTTTAATATTAAAGCTTGTCAAAATAATGTTTGAGTGAAATTCATGAGTGGTTTGTAATTTTCACTAGGTACAAAAGTTTAGAGCTACATAAGAAGCTCACCGtattattcatttaaaaacTCGACTGTCATAAAAGCATCAAACTTCGTCACATCACTACAGAGTAGGTATACGCAGTATTCAGCAATATAGGGGTAGGGTTGTTACAAGCTATGGAGGTTGTATAGCGATTATGGGGCCCTGAAAAAATATCACTGAAGTTACGGGAAATGGTATTACGTAGAGATAGATAGCTGAAGGTCTCTGTTTTGAAATGAGCTTAATAATATTCCCCAGATATTATAAGATTATAtattagatattataatattcccaataaacatataaacaaatacttagttGTTGTAGGAATACTATTAAATCATACAGTACCTACAGGTTTTAAAGGTTCTGGATATATTTGCGCTTATACAACACGTTTGTTGTGTATTCATGAATTGATTTGTGGGTTTGTAGGGCTGTGGTGGCCTAATGGATAAGGTCTCGTCCTCGCATTGGAGAGGCCGTGGATTAAAATCCTGGCATGTATACTAGtgaattattttcaattttcaatCGAAAGAGTCGCATGCGAGGGTCttactacctatacctatattattttccCCTCGGGTATtatagtcgtgagcataaaatgaaatattaataaatgtatgtatttttatgttaccAATTAGTCTGGTAACTGGTACCTAAACCTTCTTTTCTTAAAGTAACGTTTCAGGTTTGAGTTGCCACAATGTATGTTGGTTGGTAGAGGTGCTAGttagatacatattatgtgATCTACCTACAAACCAACTCTACATATCCAACACTACAACgtctaattaaatattataggaatgaatgaatgctttttatgaaattattccTTACCAAATAAGTGTCTCACCCTCTTGGGAAGACTAATAATCAATCTATGCAATTAGCCTAACCAATTTAGCGCTACCCATTACACACTCTCTCTCTCTAACTAACATACCTCCGTCTCCCTCCCGCAGGCTATTCGGCACCAAGTGCGACAAGTGCGGCGCATCGTTCAGCAAGAACGACTTCGTGATGCGCGCCAAGACCAAGATCTACCACATCGACTGCTTCCGGTGCTGCGCTTGCGCAAGACAACTTATACCCGGTCAGTATTTAGTAGAGATAGCTGTTAAGGCGATTCACACACTTGACCGCGCACCGCCGCGGAGGGCGAATTATCATTGAATGAGAAAATTACAGtttataatagaaaaaaaacgcTTACCCGCACACACTGCCGCTGTCTCACCGTGTGTGAATCGCCTTATCTGTGGaaagtataatttaaatagcGATTCTATTGTTGAATACGCCTTTAATAAGCGCGCCACTGTCacggtaaaataataatattgatagaAATGATAGAGCCATAGAGCTGTTATCAAAAGTCCTAGAGTATCTGCAGATCTCCgatggaaaagcaccctaattAGGTATAACAATAGCATCATctaataggtataattatttgtttcagGTGATGAATTTGCGTTAAGAGAAGGCGGCGCGTTATATTGTAGAGAAGATCACGATGTTTTAGAAAAAGTAAGTTATTTCACATCAGCCAATAAGGTACTTAATCAACTATTGGAAATATATAGGCCTCTTCCGGAGAGCGCCACAATACTCTGTCCTGAACCTTTTTCATCCAACTTTATCGGCCACACATCTGAGCCTggccatttgtaccgtctatgttgtgcatattctattgtaatttctgtgtttgtgtgcaataaataattatctatttatctatctatctgagGTAGTAAGCAGGACGAGTGAAGTGGAGACATTTTTCAGTCCTGAAATATTGCATTGCTTTTTCTTAATCTACCCACTGATTATTGTTTGGAGTTTATATCAGAATCTAATCTTAATCTTGATTACGATCATTCGCGATAAAATGATAGGAATAGGATTGGCCTTGAGCTAATAACGTGTATTATAATCTATTTACGACTATAGTGAACATAGTGGATATCTATTTTAAGACCACCAATTAGTTACCTAtgttaatttgtaaaatttatgttaGCTGATAACAAATCTATGTGGCCTGTATTTTCAccacagtgacaaaccctagccCACCTTTAATTCGAATAAAAGATTTGAATCCTTCCTTTGCACCATCACCGCTCTTCGGACCTAACCTCTAACCCCATCATCTGTTCTTTCCACtccattttatttatcaaaactGGCATAAATTGTACCTACGACACTCACAGTTTGTTGACTGATAATATGCCTGTCCAGAGCGGTGTGCGAGGCAATAATCGTCTAATGAAATTACATGAGCGGAGTTTTTATGCAATTTCAGTGGTACACAGCTCCGCTAGCCCACTCCGGCGTAGTAGACAGATTGTGTCGGTGGCAGTTACTGTGCTACTATCAAAGAAATAAAACCTTGTTTAATGGgtgtttaaatcaaaattgtaCACACTTCAAGGCGTTTAACAGCTACTCACAGCGTTTAGCATATTGTGTCTAAGTTTTGACGGTAACTCCCTATATCTTTAACCCCTCGCCCGTATGTTCCAGAGCACGACAACGCCATCTGGCGGCGAGAGCAACAACAACACGACGCTCAGCAACAACAACCCACACCTCGAGCTCGGCTCCATGTCAGGTGAGGACTCCCTGAGTGAGTACCTCCAACATACCTCCACGATACCTCCACAGTATCTCCACAGGGTTTAATTATAAGGACGTTGATGATCAACACGTCCTCATGGTTGAATAAGGACGTCGATGCTGAAGCAACCGGTTTTAGGTTTAGAACTGATCCACAGTATCTGCACAGTACCTTCACAGTACATCCACAGTACCTCCACTGGTTGAATGTTAAGGACGTCGATGCTGAAGCAACCAGTTTGACGTTGAGAGCTTAAAGGGCAACTATAGGTGGTAGGTACTCACTTAGTAAAATATAGCACGAGTCCccatgacagctgtcaaatccatactaTTTGATCTGTCATTTTTTGGTTACTTACGCCGTTATCACCTATTTTTTATGGTTTTCAGTTCTTAAATTAAGAATGGTTGCTTCGGAATCGCTcctatacctataaaataagtaatttattattagtttaagTTCACCTACGTGCACACTATTACTTTTAGCTTGCGcaccttaaaaaaataagataagTTGCGCCTGCAAAAAGTTTCTCGCCAAGTGTTTTACGAAATTATTTCACAATCAATCCTTATTTGATTGAGTttaattacaaacttattaaaGTCAAACTCATTACATACATATCACTTTAACCGAAACGGTCGAGTGCCCGAACCAATTAAGAGTGCAGCAAgtgttattaaaattactcATTAATCCCCGTATCGGAATTCACCAAACTCATCTTGTCACTCCGATAACTGGCCCAGAACCGATTAACCAGTAAAAGTTGCAAATTAACCCGCCGATAAGCGCAATAAAGGCGAAAAATCAGTTGCGAAACCGGGATTTTACAGTGAGCGGCGAGATCAAACACGCGGCGCCTTTGACGCGGCACTTCAAAGCCGCGATAGCGACAATCACGACAAGCGATCGCGGGACGATTACTCGCCTATCTTCGCCTATCTCCGGATATCTCGGTACTCGATCACATTCGGTGATAGATAGTAATACTAATTATTCCTGGTTCGGCTATTTGATTATGTAAGGATTTCATGGAATACTTATCTTGTAATGAATGTGTcgtgtttgtaaataaaactaagatTAAAGGACTAAGATTTGACACAATGATCGGAGTGACCTTTAAATCCGTTACAAATTAAGCTATATTAGCTTTtaaggtacggtcagctgcataagtcgttatacacttttgtaccttgtcaatctgaaaccgcctatcaaTCAACTATcaattcattcaaacattgacggttcgtcagtttgacaaggtacagaagtgtataacgacttatgcagctgaccgtatctactccaatatttaaaaacactcTCATTGAACATTTGAAACAGTTTCGCATAAGTATCACAAACAGACACACAGATACGCAATCAAACCTACAACACCTTCCATTTAGATCAGGATCAAAAATATCTCAATGTAAATTATGAGCCCCGAATATACGGACTTAATCAGTTAAAAGCTAAGCAAAGGTCACTTAATCCCTCGTGTGTCCAAGGGGTGATAATGAGTTAAGTCCACTCCATCCCACTTCACACCTTACTGTCTTTGTGaatttgtaattataatactttatgATAATGTAATTGAGCCCGATGTCGAATATTATGTGTTTGGGATAAAGGTGCCGTTTGGCGGCAGACGATATAAGGCTGTAGTAGACGACGACATGTCGCAAAAGTTGCACTTCAATGAATACTtagtagggtaacgtaacgtacctagggacattttcgactaccccaactttgaatgaagctatcgcagcgtacaactaagatattaatgtgaaattttctttattcggtaggatatataatctattatcagtAGTATTTGTGCTGGAGCTTtggtgtggccagattttataaaattaagataaaagtaaaaatgcttgttttggcccaaggtacgttacacgtttgtaccttgggacactgtttcctatggctttgtactatgaaaaatgcaaacttctaaataacgccgtatatctctgttcttattgattgactgcatctctcttctgtccaGTTTCACTCTGCCACTAATAAGAagtaataagaacagagatataaggcgttatttagaagtttgcattttccatagtataaagccataggaaacagtgtcccaaggtacaaatttaatcgtgtcccaaggtacaaaaaagcaatatttaaccaaaatttaaatatctttacttttaatttagaaatcgttcagataattgccatgtcataaaattaaataactgaaaatttatacgtgacatccatgtttctattttgagcatgcctcaatgagataacgcaactcaaaaaactatacaaaagctacttttgactccaaaaaacttcatattgtcttcaccacacactcgatgctggtatgatcacgagactcactagttttgccaagcgagtaaaatactatgcctagggtagaattttaatgtgtttattaagccggtttttaaaatacaatcaatgtcccgaggtacaagcgtcccaaggtacgttacgttaccctacatgTTACATCATTGTACATTACTTGTTCATAAACTCAGAGGTTAGGAAAAGATGCTTTGCATTGCCCCACTCATTCGCCGTAACATTTCAATGAATGATGAAAGACCAATGTAAAAAGGGCAGTGAAGTATTAACAATTTTTCAGGCTCAACTAaaacctgagaacaaatactCGTGTTTTATTAAAGCAACAAATatgcaaaatatttcatttgtaATTGCCAATAGGATGCACCTTACTCCTTCGTTCTCATAAAGTTATAAATGCTAATCCCCCTTTAACACCTAATAACCCATTCGTAAAGGCGCGTGCACACAAGGCGCTAATCCCGGTCAGCGGGGCGAGTGTGAAACGGCCTTTATGTAGCGTGTCCCGGATTAGCATGGACATTGGACGGACCATTTGTTAATTGAGATAGtgcatgtaatttattttgtatgagGGAAATGTGTTTTTATACCCAACTGAAAAAGAGGAATGTTAGAAGTTATTAGTTAAACCCTGGGTATATCTACCTATGCGTTTGTCTGGGTCATGTGAGAGTATTCTTGGCTTGCATAAAAGGACCTGTCGATACAAAAAAGgcgtttaaaaatattttgaataaagtCTGAAAAGAGAGTGCAGTCTTGGGCAAACAAATCAGACCACTCTCAGATAACATTACTTTCACTCTGAAAGCAATCACATTTTTCAGAGATTAGTAACTGTAACTGCTGTGGGTCCCAGGTTCAATCACCGGCTATGgcagatatacctacatatttgaTCTCGCGTCTTGGGTGTTCAATGTGGCTTTTGACGTTTCTGCTTTCATAAAACACATCgttttttctatttttgaaTGCTTAGGTAACTAGTACCTATTGCCCTAAATTATAAGGTCCCACCGAAATTTCCCCCTTACCCTAACCCCCTTTCTCCCTTGTTGCAGACAGTGGTTCCGAGTCTGGCTCGCACAAGTCGGGacgcgcgcgcggcgccgcaACCGCTGACGGCAAACCCACCCGAGTCAGGACCGTGTTGAATGAGAAACAGCTACATACGTTAAGGTGGGTGCTGTGTGACGTTTCCGCATAGAGTTGTCTGTTGGGGGTTTGGGCATTGGTGTCTTGGTAGTGGGTTGACCAGGTTGCTGCTACCGACAAGTTGGTAATCTAAAATCGTTAGAGTGCTTTTTCACTAGAAATATGTTATGCAGCTATTCTGCAAGaacaaacattacaaaaaCTTTAACAGTAAAAAAGACGGCCTTATTGCTTTTAGCAATTCTGCCAGACAGCCTTTGGATGAGATGATGGGAAAGAAATCCGTTCCCACCAGTGCTATGCTATTTGGACCAATTAATATCAAAAGCTTCCATACCAACGTCGCACATATCTGAAGATAAGCACCCTAAGGATTGTTGATGGCTAATGTGTTGGTGGTGGTAAAGGCATGTTATACGTTTAGCTTCGATCAAGTCTGCCTCCAAGTTTACTGTCCGCTAGACTTGAGCAGTAATGCATTGTTTCTGTCTTGCGTTTTCGTCATTCAAAGAAGAGAACGCACGTCAGATGGCTATCGCATTGCTTTTGTGGGACTGGACGAGACCTTAAACTTGATCGTGGTTGGCTGGCTAAGCGACTGCGTAATGATGTTATCTAGCAGCACGCTGTGTGATTCGTCGATGTTGTGTGAACGACCAATCACAAGGCGCGGTGTTACATGTCGTCGGAAGTCAGTCAGTATTTCATGTAGTCAACTCATGGTTAGCGCGTGGTAAGGATTAGGATTCGAACAGAACTTgtgaaaaaatcaaaaagtcAGTGCGTTTTTCCGAAAAGTTACATAAAGCTTTAGATTTTCTATAACTTCAAGGGGACTGAATTTAGTCGTGGTTATGATGTTCGAAGACCCGATTTTAAACAATGCGTATAGACACCAATGCTTAAATTTTCGTGATAAACtaaacaatacaaataattttgttcGGAAATTGTTACTAAGGACTCACCCTAAGGTGATCCGTTGACtgtttttcatttcttcctttcaatgtatttattcatTCACAAATACATGCACGACTATTCTAATAGCCCTTGCCTCTTCTTATTTAACTATGTACTTTCCAAAATGCTACTGTCCTTATAGTCCCAGCTACATATAATCTGTAAATTCACTTTAGATTTGGAACACCCTATTTGTCATGCCAGTAAAGAAACCCCTGAAGCGGTAGTAACCCTGCTTTCAGAATAGTACAGTCAGGGCCACAAAAAACTGACTCTTACTTTACCCTCTCTGACACAGTGACACAGTACAATAAATTTATCCCCCCCTACCCATCACCACTAATAAGCCCCACCCCAATTGACCCCCAGGACCTGCTACGCGGCGAACCCCCGTCCCGACGCGCTGATGAAGGAGCAACTGGTCGAGATGACTGGGCTCAGCCCCCGGGTCATTCGAGTCTGGTTCCAGAACAAACGCTGCAAGGACAAGAAGAAGACCATACAGCTGAAGATGCAAATGCAACAGGAGAAGGTGGTATTTATCGTTTAGTATACCTTTTCTTATTACAATTCATGTTTTAAAGAGGAGAAGAAAGTTTGAGTGTGCTGCCTCCGTGGTTTAGTACCTTTATGTACATGGATAAACTGGTAtaatgagcatgagcattccACCAATCCCTAGACTGTATTCGCATCTAAAGATGTCATGGTTCGGAGACTGGGCAGAGCATTCACTAAGcataacaatacaaataaaatagattACATTTCATTTTGTCCGTCCATATATGAAGGGCTCTGTCATAATATCAACGCTTGGCAGG from Plutella xylostella chromosome 28, ilPluXylo3.1, whole genome shotgun sequence carries:
- the LOC105390156 gene encoding insulin gene enhancer protein ISL-1 isoform X1; the encoded protein is MVMASGGGGGLVQSPPDMLHHHNIMDTSSHVEIMPKKLRLSLCVGCGGQIHDQYILRVAPDLEWHAACLKCQECRQFLDESCTCFVRDGKTYCKRDYTRLFGTKCDKCGASFSKNDFVMRAKTKIYHIDCFRCCACARQLIPGDEFALREGGALYCREDHDVLEKSTTTPSGGESNNNTTLSNNNPHLELGSMSGEDSLNSGSESGSHKSGRARGAATADGKPTRVRTVLNEKQLHTLRTCYAANPRPDALMKEQLVEMTGLSPRVIRVWFQNKRCKDKKKTIQLKMQMQQEKVVFIEGRRMGYMSMGVPLVAGSPVRHEAAAALEVTAYQPPWKALSDFALHADLDRAPHHSAAFQHLVNQMHGYDVPSLPPPRAPHGAEDNYVTYLESDDSLPPSP
- the LOC105390156 gene encoding insulin gene enhancer protein ISL-1 isoform X4, coding for MVMASGGGGGLVQSPPDMLHHHNIMDTSSHVEIMPKKLRLSLCVGCGGQIHDQYILRVAPDLEWHAACLKCQECRQFLDESCTCFVRDGKTYCKRDYTRLFGTKCDKCGASFSKNDFVMRAKTKIYHIDCFRCCACARQLIPGDEFALREGGALYCREDHDVLEKSTTTPSGGESNNNTTLSNNNPHLELGSMSDSGSESGSHKSGRARGAATADGKPTRVRTVLNEKQLHTLRTCYAANPRPDALMKEQLVEMTGLSPRVIRVWFQNKRCKDKKKTIQLKMQMQQEKVVFIEGRRMGYMSMGVPLVAGSPVRHEAAAALEVTAYQPPWKALSDFALHADLDRAPHHSAAFQHLVNQMHGYDVPSLPPPRAPHGAEDNYVTYLESDDSLPPSP
- the LOC105390156 gene encoding insulin gene enhancer protein ISL-1 isoform X2 produces the protein MVMASGGGGGLVQSPPDMLHHHNIMDTSSHVEIMPKKLRLSLCVGCGGQIHDQYILRVAPDLEWHAACLKCQECRQFLDESCTCFVRDGKTYCKRDYTRLFGTKCDKCGASFSKNDFVMRAKTKIYHIDCFRCCACARQLIPGDEFALREGGALYCREDHDVLEKSTTTPSGGESNNNTTLSNNNPHLELGSMSGEDSLNSGSESGSHKSGRARGAATADGKPTRVRTVLNEKQLHTLRTCYAANPRPDALMKEQLVEMTGLSPRVIRVWFQNKRCKDKKKTIQLKMQMQQEKVEGRRMGYMSMGVPLVAGSPVRHEAAAALEVTAYQPPWKALSDFALHADLDRAPHHSAAFQHLVNQMHGYDVPSLPPPRAPHGAEDNYVTYLESDDSLPPSP
- the LOC105390156 gene encoding insulin gene enhancer protein ISL-1 isoform X3; its protein translation is MVMASGGGGGLVQSPPDMLHHHNIMDTSSHVEIMPKKLRLSLCVGCGGQIHDQYILRVAPDLEWHAACLKCQECRQFLDESCTCFVRDGKTYCKRDYTRLFGTKCDKCGASFSKNDFVMRAKTKIYHIDCFRCCACARQLIPGDEFALREGGALYCREDHDVLEKSTTTPSGGESNNNTTLSNNNPHLELGSMSGEDSLNSGSESGSHKSGRARGAATADGKPTRVRTVLNEKQLHTLRTCYAANPRPDALMKEQLVEMTGLSPRVIRVWFQNKRCKDKKKTIQLKMQMQQEKEGRRMGYMSMGVPLVAGSPVRHEAAAALEVTAYQPPWKALSDFALHADLDRAPHHSAAFQHLVNQMHGYDVPSLPPPRAPHGAEDNYVTYLESDDSLPPSP
- the LOC105390156 gene encoding insulin gene enhancer protein ISL-1 isoform X5; translation: MVMASGGGGGLVQSPPDMLHHHNIMDTSSHVEIMPKKLRLSLCVGCGGQIHDQYILRVAPDLEWHAACLKCQECRQFLDESCTCFVRDGKTYCKRDYTRLFGTKCDKCGASFSKNDFVMRAKTKIYHIDCFRCCACARQLIPGDEFALREGGALYCREDHDVLEKSTTTPSGGESNNNTTLSNNNPHLELGSMSDSGSESGSHKSGRARGAATADGKPTRVRTVLNEKQLHTLRTCYAANPRPDALMKEQLVEMTGLSPRVIRVWFQNKRCKDKKKTIQLKMQMQQEKEGRRMGYMSMGVPLVAGSPVRHEAAAALEVTAYQPPWKALSDFALHADLDRAPHHSAAFQHLVNQMHGYDVPSLPPPRAPHGAEDNYVTYLESDDSLPPSP